One window from the genome of Butyrivibrio proteoclasticus B316 encodes:
- a CDS encoding substrate-binding domain-containing protein — protein sequence MKKIVAALLTIILILACTYAVIKPHSTSTTEVTDSAEQLVVVDTHSQDGETTVGISMPDKLLERWNKDGAYLRTQFERNGCKVMLRYANNLIDTQIDDILYMIQEGADLLVIAAVDGSALTDVLEIARSANVKIIAYDRLIMDSDVVDYYVSFDNYKVGVLQAKYIIRILDLDHSDAARHIEFVTGDPVDNNARYFYNGAMDTIKPYLDSGKLIPLSGQVNFYETSTAQWSTDIAQQRLQIILNSYYPEGIQLDAVLCANDSTALGATRALESDYTSKNPVAVTGQDADIANIYNILNGTQGMTVFKALTEESVVTVTLALAILDGQTPSESLITNSDWSFKCTYNTTDYFNGQEIVPSYLLEPIVVTADNIESRLFDTGYYKRNSAGLIYAAK from the coding sequence ATGAAAAAAATTGTTGCAGCTCTTTTGACAATTATATTAATACTTGCCTGCACTTATGCCGTAATTAAGCCACATTCAACTTCTACTACAGAAGTTACCGACTCCGCAGAGCAGCTTGTTGTCGTCGATACTCATTCACAGGATGGCGAAACGACCGTAGGTATTTCCATGCCTGATAAGCTTTTGGAGAGGTGGAATAAGGATGGGGCTTATTTGCGTACCCAATTTGAAAGAAACGGCTGTAAAGTCATGCTGCGATACGCCAATAACCTCATTGATACGCAAATAGATGACATTCTCTACATGATCCAGGAAGGAGCAGACCTCCTTGTCATTGCTGCTGTAGACGGATCTGCCCTGACAGACGTTTTGGAAATTGCAAGATCTGCAAATGTAAAGATCATTGCCTATGACAGACTTATTATGGATTCTGATGTAGTTGATTACTATGTTTCTTTTGACAATTACAAGGTTGGCGTCTTGCAGGCCAAGTACATAATCAGGATATTAGACCTCGATCATTCTGACGCAGCAAGGCACATAGAATTTGTCACGGGCGACCCTGTCGATAATAACGCTCGTTATTTCTATAATGGTGCAATGGACACCATTAAGCCCTACCTTGATTCCGGAAAACTCATACCATTGTCCGGTCAGGTCAATTTCTACGAAACCTCTACAGCCCAATGGTCTACAGATATTGCTCAGCAGCGCCTTCAGATTATTCTAAACTCCTATTATCCTGAAGGAATCCAGCTTGATGCCGTTCTGTGCGCCAATGACTCCACAGCTCTCGGCGCAACCAGAGCCCTTGAATCTGACTACACATCCAAAAATCCTGTCGCTGTAACAGGACAGGACGCAGATATTGCCAATATTTATAATATCTTAAATGGAACTCAGGGCATGACTGTGTTCAAAGCCCTCACTGAGGAATCTGTTGTAACAGTTACTCTCGCTCTTGCCATTTTAGATGGTCAGACACCTTCCGAAAGCCTTATTACAAACTCTGACTGGAGCTTTAAATGCACTTACAACACAACTGACTATTTCAATGGGCAGGAGATTGTTCCCTCATACCTTCTGGAACCCATTGTTGTAACAGCTGATAACATTGAATCTCGGCTTTTTGACACCGGCTATTACAAACGTAACTCAGCCGGTCTTATCTATGCTGCCAAATAA
- a CDS encoding ABC transporter substrate binding protein: MKRTFGIMLIIAYMAVFFVIPSSFKVNAEDSLERQFHILFISSYGFSTDGVPDTIKGFQDGVEGLNVQINYDFMEAQQFYGATDISNFDKYLRYKIFLVRKFDLIAIADDPALRYAVNNRSKLFPDIPMVFMGVNNVTEATTAAAMKNATGIAEKQDFESNYQLMIALFPNRNNLVVITDSTVTGQGDYVEFMKFKDKHGDLKCKIINTSYYTQKGLKRALNALGADDIILFLDFAVDGDKNNYPLSNAADFLSANTENVPIFRLSSSNVGHGVLGGISYSYYDSGFIAGTAAKEILMGEDPDDIPLNTEMITTPYFEQKAMDKYNIKFRQLPQGSVIVNEKESFAKFYRENKLLSNLVMIIAFLMIVIIAHLYYSNKRRSRVARTDFLTQLPNRLKVMELLSQFEANKTPYGFIMLDVDHFKDINDTYGHKVGDEVIRMVAGRLQSLTGDGTIFARLGGDEFCAIFQEPTSQSAVRLCESIIDVMKPEFATSACILQITVSVGCALYPEDVSEPDKLMEYADKALYVTKDRGRNGYTLFGSIDKTG, from the coding sequence ATGAAACGTACATTTGGAATAATGCTGATAATTGCATACATGGCTGTATTCTTCGTTATACCCTCTTCATTTAAGGTAAATGCAGAGGATTCTTTAGAGCGGCAATTTCACATTCTCTTTATCTCTTCTTATGGCTTTTCTACGGATGGTGTTCCCGACACAATTAAGGGCTTTCAGGATGGAGTAGAAGGACTGAATGTCCAGATCAACTATGACTTTATGGAGGCTCAGCAGTTCTATGGAGCTACAGACATCAGCAATTTTGACAAGTACCTTAGATACAAGATTTTCCTTGTCAGGAAATTTGATCTTATCGCAATTGCAGATGATCCAGCACTTAGATATGCTGTAAACAACAGAAGTAAGCTATTTCCGGATATTCCGATGGTGTTTATGGGAGTAAATAACGTTACAGAGGCTACAACAGCAGCTGCAATGAAAAATGCAACAGGAATAGCTGAAAAGCAGGATTTTGAGAGTAACTATCAGCTTATGATAGCTCTTTTCCCAAATAGAAACAATCTGGTTGTGATAACAGATTCCACAGTAACCGGTCAGGGAGATTATGTGGAATTCATGAAATTTAAGGACAAACACGGCGATTTAAAGTGCAAGATAATAAATACCTCATATTATACTCAAAAGGGCCTTAAAAGGGCTTTAAATGCGTTAGGGGCTGATGATATTATTCTCTTTCTGGATTTTGCCGTTGATGGCGACAAAAATAATTATCCATTATCAAACGCAGCAGATTTTTTAAGTGCAAATACTGAAAATGTTCCGATATTCAGGCTGTCTTCGTCAAATGTGGGGCATGGAGTGCTCGGGGGAATATCCTATTCGTATTATGACTCCGGTTTTATAGCCGGAACAGCGGCCAAAGAGATACTCATGGGCGAGGATCCGGATGATATTCCGCTTAATACAGAAATGATCACAACGCCTTATTTTGAGCAGAAAGCGATGGACAAGTACAACATTAAATTCAGGCAGCTTCCGCAGGGTTCGGTAATTGTAAATGAAAAAGAGAGCTTTGCAAAATTTTATCGTGAAAACAAGCTTTTGAGCAATCTTGTGATGATAATTGCGTTTCTTATGATAGTGATAATTGCGCACCTGTATTACTCAAATAAACGAAGATCAAGGGTAGCAAGAACAGATTTTCTGACTCAGCTTCCAAACAGACTTAAGGTTATGGAACTGTTATCTCAGTTCGAGGCAAATAAGACTCCATATGGATTTATAATGCTTGATGTGGATCATTTCAAGGATATTAACGATACCTATGGTCATAAGGTGGGTGATGAAGTGATCAGGATGGTGGCCGGGAGACTACAGAGTCTGACAGGTGACGGTACCATTTTTGCAAGGCTGGGTGGAGATGAGTTCTGCGCTATTTTCCAGGAACCAACCAGTCAGAGCGCAGTAAGGCTGTGTGAGAGCATTATTGATGTGATGAAGCCTGAATTTGCTACATCTGCATGTATATTACAGATTACAGTCAGTGTGGGATGCGCTTTGTATCCTGAAGACGTGAGTGAGCCTGATAAGTTAATGGAATATGCAGATAAGGCGCTTTATGTTACCAAAGACAGAGGACGAAACGGATATACGTTATTTGGCAGCATAGATAAGACCGGCTGA
- a CDS encoding type I phosphomannose isomerase catalytic subunit: protein MSIYKLKPACKDYLWGGHKLVDNYNVDYDGEICSEAWVLSAHKDGLSIITNGIYEGKTIPEVIAAKGAEILGTDCQKYKDFPILIKLIDAKKALSIQVHPDDAYALEHENQYGKTEMWYILEAEEGAYLYQGFEKEISKEEFEQRIKDNTLTEVLHKEYVKPGDVVFISPGTLHSIGAGLVIAEIQQSSNVTYRIYDFGRVGADGKPRQLHIQQSIDVTRLERPEKYKSPDEHMVSCEFFCVDSAEISALKEYTFDVDDKSFTNILVTDGEGTVTSADESFVVRKGDSLFIEASTGEVKITGDIKIVKTMVP from the coding sequence ATGTCAATTTACAAATTAAAACCAGCCTGTAAGGATTATTTATGGGGTGGACATAAGTTAGTGGATAATTATAACGTTGATTATGACGGAGAGATATGTTCAGAAGCATGGGTTCTATCTGCACACAAGGATGGATTATCAATAATAACAAATGGTATTTATGAAGGAAAGACTATTCCAGAGGTTATTGCTGCAAAGGGCGCTGAAATTCTTGGAACTGACTGTCAGAAATATAAAGATTTTCCTATTTTGATCAAGTTAATAGATGCAAAAAAGGCTCTTTCTATTCAGGTTCATCCTGACGATGCTTACGCTCTTGAGCATGAGAATCAGTATGGAAAAACTGAGATGTGGTATATTCTCGAGGCAGAGGAAGGCGCATACTTATATCAGGGATTTGAAAAAGAGATTTCGAAAGAAGAATTTGAGCAGAGAATTAAAGATAATACTTTGACTGAGGTTCTACATAAAGAGTACGTTAAGCCGGGAGACGTTGTATTTATTTCTCCGGGAACACTTCATTCAATTGGAGCAGGTCTTGTTATAGCTGAAATTCAGCAGAGCTCAAATGTAACCTATAGGATATATGATTTTGGCCGAGTTGGAGCAGATGGTAAGCCGAGGCAGCTCCATATTCAGCAGTCTATAGATGTAACAAGGCTTGAAAGACCGGAGAAGTACAAATCTCCTGATGAGCATATGGTCAGCTGCGAATTTTTCTGCGTGGACAGCGCAGAAATAAGTGCTTTAAAAGAGTATACATTTGATGTTGATGATAAATCTTTTACCAATATTCTTGTTACAGACGGAGAAGGCACAGTAACATCAGCTGATGAGAGTTTTGTAGTAAGAAAAGGAGATTCCTTATTCATCGAAGCATCCACAGGTGAAGTAAAAATAACTGGTGATATTAAAATTGTAAAGACTATGGTACCATAA
- a CDS encoding MATE family efflux transporter, which translates to MNTKENKMGVMPVKQLIVSMSLPMMVSMLVQALYNVVDSVFVAKISEDALTAVTLAFPMQNLMIALASGTGVGVNALLSRSLGEKKFENSDAAANTGLLLTFFNFLAFLLIGLFAAPAFIATQTDNEVIRIYGGQYLTIICCLSFGVFFQVMFERLLQSTGKTFYSMISQSTGAIINIIFDPLFIFGIGPFPALGVAGAAYATILGQLAGASIGLFCNLKFNTDIHISFKKILAPKARIIKEIYFVGVPSILMMSIGSVMTYLMNLILGSFSSTATAVFGVYFKLQSFFFLPVFGLNNGLIPVLAYNYGARNKDRIKEALRFALMLAVTIMVVGTICFLTIPDLLLTLFNASEDMVKIGTPALRIISLSFPVAGVCIAMGSIFQAFSRSFYSLIVSVGRQLVVLIPAAFLLAQTGVLSNVWWAFPIAEVASLILSTIFFKKLYRETVSSM; encoded by the coding sequence ATGAACACAAAAGAAAACAAAATGGGTGTAATGCCCGTCAAACAGCTCATTGTATCAATGTCACTTCCAATGATGGTCTCCATGCTTGTGCAGGCGCTTTATAACGTTGTTGACAGCGTTTTCGTAGCTAAGATCAGTGAAGATGCGCTCACTGCAGTTACTCTCGCCTTTCCTATGCAGAATCTCATGATTGCTCTTGCTTCCGGTACAGGTGTTGGTGTTAACGCTCTGTTATCAAGATCCCTTGGGGAAAAGAAATTTGAGAATTCAGATGCAGCTGCTAATACAGGTCTTTTACTTACATTTTTTAACTTTTTAGCTTTTCTTCTTATCGGTCTTTTTGCTGCACCTGCTTTTATCGCAACTCAGACAGATAATGAGGTTATTCGCATATATGGAGGACAATACTTAACTATTATCTGTTGTCTCTCCTTTGGTGTATTTTTCCAGGTTATGTTTGAAAGACTCCTGCAGTCTACCGGCAAAACCTTTTATAGCATGATTTCTCAGTCTACTGGTGCAATTATCAATATAATTTTTGATCCGCTCTTCATCTTTGGCATAGGACCATTCCCGGCTCTCGGTGTCGCAGGCGCCGCATATGCTACTATTCTTGGTCAGCTTGCAGGTGCATCTATCGGACTGTTTTGCAATCTCAAGTTTAATACCGATATTCATATTAGTTTTAAGAAGATTTTGGCTCCAAAGGCCCGTATTATCAAAGAAATATACTTTGTCGGTGTACCATCGATACTCATGATGTCAATTGGTTCTGTAATGACTTATCTTATGAATCTTATCCTTGGGTCATTCAGTTCTACCGCAACTGCCGTTTTTGGTGTTTATTTCAAGCTTCAAAGCTTCTTCTTTCTTCCTGTATTTGGCCTTAATAACGGTCTTATACCTGTTTTGGCATACAACTACGGAGCACGCAATAAAGACAGGATCAAGGAAGCTCTTCGTTTTGCCCTTATGCTTGCCGTTACGATCATGGTTGTTGGTACTATATGCTTTTTAACTATCCCCGACTTGCTTCTTACATTGTTCAACGCCTCAGAAGATATGGTCAAAATAGGAACTCCTGCCCTCAGGATCATAAGTCTTTCATTCCCTGTAGCAGGTGTCTGCATTGCAATGGGTTCAATTTTCCAGGCTTTTTCCAGAAGCTTTTACTCTTTAATAGTTTCTGTCGGACGTCAGCTTGTCGTACTCATACCTGCAGCATTTTTACTTGCTCAGACTGGTGTACTTTCCAATGTTTGGTGGGCATTCCCTATTGCAGAGGTTGCATCTTTGATACTTTCAACTATCTTCTTCAAAAAACTCTACAGAGAGACTGTATCTTCTATGTAA
- a CDS encoding HU family DNA-binding protein, with translation MNKTELVDAIAKETGLSKKDSEKAVKAFTEAVSKELKKKGKVQLVGFGTFETAKRAARTGKNPQTGAAIKIPAATVPKFKAGKALKDAVNGKKK, from the coding sequence ATGAATAAGACAGAACTTGTTGATGCTATTGCAAAGGAAACTGGTCTTTCCAAGAAGGATTCAGAGAAGGCAGTTAAGGCTTTCACAGAGGCTGTTTCTAAAGAGCTTAAGAAGAAAGGCAAAGTTCAGCTTGTAGGCTTCGGTACTTTCGAGACTGCTAAGAGAGCAGCTAGAACAGGTAAGAATCCTCAGACTGGCGCAGCTATTAAGATTCCTGCAGCTACAGTTCCTAAGTTCAAAGCTGGTAAGGCTCTCAAGGATGCTGTAAACGGAAAGAAGAAATAA
- a CDS encoding hybrid sensor histidine kinase/response regulator, producing the protein MSKRRLFSLFLISLLTISLFPTTIASASSTDSSSAKMGGGYAVTKQIANTNYYPLLLDDLGDYSIDANCILCDQKGYIWIGTYSGVIRYDGLNITIFDATKGFSSARTMYEDHSGKIWIGTNGDGVVVYNGDNDIKRYGYKKGLTATSIRSFSEDQYNNIYIGTTDGVYYSDESYNFKMIKDSRIQHDRILRLTTDKDKTVYGYTKNGNIFKIDNGVISSFYTEDKISETPITTIYADENASGKVYIATNDGNVYYGDFGLPTKQMKQINAASIGSVRWINYACGRIWLASANKIGYIQNDNSVFALTYLPITLGIEMVIPDYQGNIWVASSRQGLMKIVTSNFVNINTRAGLDNILSSSNCIIDNYLYIGSDTGIRIVNLSTYTEVQDDKLTEPIKNSRVRCLKRDSKRNLWIATYNEDLGLVRYSKEGKIKNFTVKDGLPSPEIRNIYETTDGQILVGTSHGLAVINGDRIVKVYSEKDGLFDTVILTVSEGFDGEYYIGTDGGGIFVIKDGKVTYIGIKEGLTSTVVPRIKRDAKNQVNWIFTSNSVAYIKDGVITNITEYPFSGSFDVFNGSNNTLWLLSAYGLCRLHTDEVLSNNIIEYRLYTVDNGLTSTPTRNAYNDLSPDGNLFISSADGVNRVNIRKYSDIDINVKTDIQALYSDDQPIFPDSNGVYTIPPSSNRVKIVPAILDYTLNNPVVHVSLEGANDDGITNLRSYMTSLEYTDLPYGNYTAHIQVLSSDTLEVLQDDSYKIIKKPRFFERISVKIGSFVLVGLFIAWIVWAFLRSTIIRKQYKEIAIAKDEAERANTAKSRFLANMSHEIRTPINTIMGMDELLLREAHDNVPDSYYTAVINYGVDIKNAAESLLGLINDVLDISKIESGKMHLVEQEYDTVECLRGIITMIRVKSSEKDLSFDTNIDESIPKRLYGDIGKIKQIVLNLLTNAVKYTEKGGFTLTVTVTSKNADKCSLRFSVKDTGIGVKAENMEKLFSAYERLDEEKNSGIQGTGLGLDISRRFAELMNGRLWCESTYGEGSDFILTLDQVIVDSEPIGAFIEHDGNAEVGPYVPTFIAEKAKILVVDDNPMNLVVAKGLLDATKAQITTADSGEKCLELLQKESFHIILLDHMMPGMDGIETLARIRELNPHQIVFALTANVEPSGTNFYVSKGFNGYLSKPIDYKKLEQTLYEYLPKDIIEIYNAEDNKKVEEPLPSPAEDFSWLKDVDNISVDEGIQASGGFPLFITSLKMFHDTIDYNADVLEKAFTDADYSLYTIKVHALKSSARIIGASKLSKLAEELEMAGKSNNIELIKEKHQRLINDYLSFKDSLSKLSDDPKSNSDLEPISSQDLNDAYESLRETIEQMDYDSAEMIIEGLENYKLANEDAELVKELKKSLSMFDWDEMERLLQ; encoded by the coding sequence ATGAGTAAGAGACGACTCTTTTCTCTTTTTCTAATATCGCTGTTAACTATATCTCTTTTCCCCACTACCATTGCGTCTGCAAGCAGTACAGACAGTTCTTCTGCCAAAATGGGCGGAGGTTATGCTGTTACCAAGCAAATTGCCAATACCAATTATTATCCCTTGCTTCTAGATGATCTTGGAGACTACAGCATTGATGCTAACTGTATTCTCTGCGACCAGAAGGGCTACATATGGATTGGCACCTATAGCGGAGTTATTCGCTATGACGGCCTGAATATCACTATATTTGATGCAACAAAAGGCTTTTCAAGCGCACGAACTATGTATGAAGATCATTCCGGCAAAATCTGGATTGGTACAAACGGTGACGGAGTTGTTGTTTATAATGGCGATAACGATATTAAACGGTACGGTTACAAGAAAGGCCTTACTGCTACTTCTATTCGCTCTTTTTCTGAAGATCAATATAACAACATCTATATAGGCACCACTGACGGCGTATATTATTCTGACGAAAGCTATAACTTTAAAATGATTAAAGATTCCAGAATACAGCACGATCGTATTTTGCGGCTTACAACTGATAAAGACAAAACTGTTTATGGATATACTAAAAATGGGAATATTTTCAAAATTGACAATGGTGTCATTTCATCTTTTTACACTGAAGATAAAATCTCTGAAACCCCTATTACAACAATATACGCTGATGAAAATGCGTCAGGAAAAGTATATATTGCCACAAACGATGGTAATGTTTATTATGGTGATTTTGGGTTACCCACCAAACAAATGAAGCAAATTAACGCCGCGAGCATAGGCTCTGTAAGATGGATCAACTACGCCTGCGGTCGTATTTGGCTCGCCTCAGCCAATAAAATCGGATATATCCAGAACGATAATTCTGTATTTGCTCTCACATATCTTCCAATCACTCTTGGTATAGAAATGGTTATCCCGGATTATCAGGGAAATATCTGGGTTGCATCATCCAGACAGGGACTAATGAAAATAGTCACCAGCAATTTTGTAAACATTAATACCAGAGCGGGTCTCGACAACATCCTCTCCAGTTCTAATTGCATTATTGATAACTATCTGTATATAGGCAGTGACACAGGTATCCGCATTGTTAACTTATCGACTTATACAGAAGTTCAGGATGACAAGCTGACTGAACCAATTAAGAATAGCCGTGTACGATGCCTTAAAAGAGATTCTAAGCGGAATTTATGGATAGCCACTTATAACGAAGATTTAGGCCTTGTTCGCTATTCCAAGGAAGGTAAGATCAAGAATTTTACTGTAAAAGACGGTCTTCCAAGCCCAGAAATCCGAAATATTTACGAAACTACTGACGGCCAAATACTGGTCGGAACCAGCCACGGTTTAGCGGTTATTAATGGCGATAGAATAGTCAAAGTATATAGTGAAAAAGACGGCCTTTTTGATACCGTTATATTGACTGTAAGTGAAGGTTTTGATGGTGAGTATTACATAGGAACTGACGGCGGCGGTATTTTCGTGATAAAAGATGGAAAAGTAACCTACATTGGCATCAAAGAGGGCTTGACCAGTACAGTTGTGCCCAGGATCAAAAGGGATGCCAAAAATCAGGTCAATTGGATTTTCACTTCAAATTCTGTAGCCTATATCAAAGATGGCGTGATCACAAATATAACAGAATATCCCTTCTCCGGAAGCTTTGATGTATTTAACGGCAGCAACAACACTCTTTGGCTTTTGTCTGCCTATGGATTATGCCGTCTTCATACTGATGAAGTCCTTTCCAATAACATCATAGAATATCGTTTGTATACCGTAGATAACGGTCTTACAAGCACCCCTACCAGAAATGCATATAATGATCTTTCTCCTGACGGAAATCTTTTTATTTCATCGGCAGATGGTGTTAACAGAGTCAATATCAGAAAATATTCAGATATAGATATCAATGTTAAAACTGATATTCAGGCTCTTTACAGTGATGATCAGCCAATATTTCCTGATTCAAACGGCGTATATACTATTCCGCCTTCTTCTAATCGTGTAAAAATAGTACCAGCAATTCTTGATTATACCCTTAATAATCCTGTAGTTCACGTTTCACTTGAGGGTGCTAACGACGATGGTATAACAAATCTTCGAAGCTATATGACATCCCTGGAATATACTGATCTTCCATACGGAAATTACACTGCTCATATCCAAGTTCTTAGCAGCGATACTCTTGAAGTATTACAGGATGATTCCTATAAGATCATCAAGAAGCCTAGATTCTTTGAACGTATTAGTGTAAAAATAGGTTCATTTGTTTTAGTTGGACTATTTATTGCATGGATTGTATGGGCTTTTCTAAGATCAACCATTATCAGAAAGCAGTACAAAGAAATAGCCATAGCCAAAGATGAAGCAGAAAGAGCAAATACTGCAAAATCAAGGTTTCTTGCCAATATGTCCCATGAAATTCGTACTCCTATCAATACAATCATGGGTATGGATGAGCTTCTTTTACGAGAAGCCCATGATAATGTTCCTGATTCTTACTATACTGCTGTGATAAATTACGGTGTAGATATCAAAAATGCTGCAGAATCGCTTCTGGGGCTTATTAACGATGTTTTAGATATATCTAAGATTGAATCTGGCAAAATGCACCTCGTTGAGCAGGAATACGATACCGTAGAATGTCTTCGCGGTATCATTACCATGATCAGGGTTAAGAGCAGTGAAAAAGATCTCTCTTTTGACACAAACATCGATGAATCTATTCCTAAACGTTTATACGGTGATATTGGCAAGATCAAGCAGATTGTGCTTAACCTTCTGACTAATGCTGTAAAATACACCGAAAAAGGCGGATTCACACTCACTGTTACCGTCACTTCCAAAAACGCTGACAAATGCTCACTCCGCTTCTCGGTAAAAGACACTGGAATCGGCGTCAAAGCTGAGAATATGGAAAAGCTCTTTTCCGCCTATGAACGACTTGACGAAGAAAAAAACAGCGGCATTCAGGGAACCGGCCTTGGTCTTGATATTTCCAGGCGTTTTGCAGAGCTTATGAATGGTCGCCTTTGGTGTGAGAGCACCTACGGAGAGGGCTCAGACTTTATCCTGACTTTGGATCAGGTAATTGTTGATTCTGAGCCTATAGGCGCTTTTATTGAGCATGATGGTAACGCTGAGGTTGGACCTTATGTTCCGACATTTATAGCAGAAAAAGCCAAGATTTTGGTCGTTGACGACAATCCTATGAATCTTGTTGTCGCAAAAGGCCTTCTCGATGCTACAAAAGCTCAGATTACGACTGCAGACAGCGGAGAAAAATGTCTTGAACTGCTCCAGAAAGAATCCTTCCACATCATTCTCCTTGATCATATGATGCCTGGAATGGATGGTATCGAGACTTTAGCCAGAATAAGGGAGCTAAATCCCCACCAGATAGTCTTTGCCCTTACTGCCAACGTCGAACCAAGTGGTACGAACTTCTATGTCTCAAAAGGCTTTAATGGCTATCTGTCCAAGCCTATAGATTACAAAAAGTTAGAGCAGACACTATACGAGTATCTGCCCAAAGACATAATAGAAATCTACAATGCAGAGGATAATAAAAAGGTTGAAGAGCCTCTTCCTTCCCCTGCGGAAGACTTCTCCTGGCTCAAGGATGTTGATAATATTTCCGTAGATGAAGGTATACAGGCCTCTGGAGGATTTCCTCTATTCATTACCAGCCTTAAGATGTTCCATGATACTATTGATTACAATGCTGATGTTCTCGAAAAAGCCTTTACCGATGCCGATTATTCTCTATACACAATAAAAGTACATGCACTTAAATCATCAGCCAGAATAATTGGTGCAAGCAAATTATCCAAGCTTGCAGAAGAGCTTGAAATGGCTGGCAAGAGCAATAATATCGAGCTTATTAAAGAAAAGCATCAGAGGCTCATAAATGATTATCTTTCCTTTAAGGATAGCCTTTCAAAGCTTAGTGATGATCCTAAGTCAAATAGCGATTTAGAGCCTATATCCAGCCAGGATCTTAATGATGCTTACGAATCTCTTAGGGAGACAATTGAGCAAATGGACTACGACTCCGCTGAGATGATTATTGAAGGTCTTGAAAACTATAAGCTGGCTAACGAAGATGCAGAGCTTGTAAAAGAGCTCAAAAAAAGTCTTTCCATGTTCGATTGGGACGAAATGGAAAGACTACTACAATAA
- a CDS encoding ParA family protein yields MRTIAFSNQKGGVAKTTSSYAMAVGLAKRGYKVLVVDADPQENLSMSAGIDLNEIDPDPEDIEKLTEEQQDYFYENVPAKLFEVMAKRKNINEAIIPISENLDLIVGGIDLASADMSFAGLGRERLIKEAFEDLDKEYDFCVFDCSPALGVVLMNILTVADEVIIPLEPGAYSLQGLSRLYKFIDQIHDYTNDKLRVDGILVTKVRNTANAKIWIGDIEEKAQLLNTKVYKSRIRLNVSVEEAQTMKMDLFEYAGGSSAARDYDDFIDEFLEEDK; encoded by the coding sequence ATGCGTACAATAGCATTTAGCAACCAAAAAGGGGGAGTAGCCAAGACTACATCCAGCTATGCGATGGCAGTTGGCCTTGCCAAAAGAGGATATAAAGTTCTAGTAGTTGATGCAGATCCACAGGAAAACCTGTCAATGTCTGCAGGAATAGATTTAAATGAAATTGATCCTGATCCGGAAGATATTGAGAAACTTACAGAAGAGCAACAGGACTACTTTTATGAGAATGTACCAGCCAAACTGTTTGAGGTTATGGCTAAGAGGAAGAATATCAATGAAGCTATAATACCAATATCTGAGAACCTTGATTTAATAGTTGGCGGTATAGATTTGGCTTCTGCTGATATGTCTTTTGCTGGTCTTGGAAGAGAGAGACTTATCAAGGAAGCATTTGAAGATCTGGATAAAGAGTATGATTTCTGTGTATTTGATTGCAGCCCTGCGCTTGGAGTTGTTCTTATGAATATTCTTACGGTTGCAGATGAAGTAATAATTCCATTGGAACCAGGAGCATATTCATTACAGGGATTATCCAGACTATACAAATTCATTGATCAGATTCATGACTATACAAATGATAAGCTTAGAGTTGACGGAATCCTTGTCACCAAAGTGAGAAACACGGCAAATGCCAAGATTTGGATTGGAGACATAGAGGAGAAAGCTCAGCTCCTTAACACTAAGGTATATAAGTCCAGAATAAGACTTAATGTATCGGTTGAGGAAGCACAGACAATGAAGATGGATCTATTTGAGTATGCTGGTGGATCTTCAGCTGCAAGAGATTATGATGACTTTATTGATGAATTCTTAGAGGAGGATAAGTGA